Proteins from one Micropterus dolomieu isolate WLL.071019.BEF.003 ecotype Adirondacks unplaced genomic scaffold, ASM2129224v1 contig_8686, whole genome shotgun sequence genomic window:
- the LOC123965113 gene encoding alkaline phosphatase-like, which produces MKEISEVPRSEVVNGLEGQEQIVEINVTYNTNAQVPDSAGTATAYLCGVKANEGTVGVSAAAVRSQCNTTEGNEVTSILRWAKDAGKSVGIVTTTRVNHATPSAAYAHSVDREWYSDNEMPAEALQAGCKDIARQLFENIHNIDVIMGGGRKYMFPKNMSDVEYPGIAKHSGTRKDGRNLVQEWIDRMKDKKGYYVWNKKQLLSLNPNNVDYLLGLFEPADLTYDLERDSETDPSLTEMVEVAIKILRKNPSGFYLLVEGGRIDHGHHEGKAKQALHEAVEMDRAIGRADLMTSIHDTLTIVTADHSHMFNFGGYTARGNTIFGLAPMLSDIDHKPFTAILYGNGPGYKIVNGGRQNVSTINYQENNYQAQAAVPLNSETHGGEDVAVFAKGPLAHLLHGVHEQNYIPHVMAYAACIGQNREHCMTHSGTAGLRPLLSSIAAVLTVTQLLC; this is translated from the exons atgaAGGAGATCAGTGAGGTACCGAGGAGCGAGGTTGTGAATGGCCTTGAAGGTCAGGAGCAGATTGTTGAAATCAATGTG ACATACAACACTAATGCACAGGTGCCAGACAGCGCTGGCACAGCCACAGCTTACCTCTGCGGGGTCAAGGCCAATGAGGGCACGGTGGGAGTGAGTGCAGCTGCTGTTCGATCCCAGTGCAACACTACGGAGGGCAATGAGGTCACCTCCATCCTCAGATGGGCTAAGGATGCAG GCAAGTCAGTGGGAATAGTGACAACAACCCGTGTCAACCATGCAACTCCCAGTGCTGCTTATGCCCACAGTGTGGACAGAGAATGGTACTCCGACAATGAGATGCCAGCTGAAGCACTGCAGGCTGGCTGCAAGGATATTGCCAGACAACTCTTTGAAAACATTCACAACATTGAT GTGATTATGGGTGGAGGGAGGAAGTATATGTTCCCCAAAAACATGTCGGATGTAGAGTACCCTGGCATTGCGAAGCACAGCGGCACACGAAAAGATGGAAGAAACCTGGTGCAGGAGTGGATTGACAGAATGAAGGATAAA AAAGGTTATTATGTATGGAATAAGAAACAGCTCTTATCACTGAACCCTAACAACGTCGATTACTTACTGG GTCTCTTTGAACCTGCAGATCTGACATATGACTTGGAGAGGGACTCCGAGACTGATCCTTCACTGACAGAAATGGTGGAGGTGGCAATCAAGATCCTGAGGAAGAACCCCAGTGGATTTTACCTGCTTGTAGAAG GAGGACGTATTGACCATGGCCACCATGAGGGCAAGGCAAAGCAGGCTCTGCATGAAGCTGTGGAGATGGACAGAGCAATCGGCCGGGCAGATCTCATGACCAGCATCCATGACACACTGACTATAGTTACTGCTGACCACTCTCATATGTTCAACTTTGGAGGCTACACAGCCAGAGGAAACACAATCTTTG GTCTAGCCCCAATGTTGAGTGATATTGACCACAAGCCCTTCACCGCCATCTTATATGGGAATGGACCAGGTTATAAAATTGTTAATGGTGGGAGGCAGAATGTCTCCACTATTAACTACC AGGAAAACAACTACCAAGCTCAGGCAGCGGTACCTCTGAACTCGGAGACTCATGGAGGAgaggatgtggctgtgtttgcCAAAGGTCCCCTCGCTCACCTGCTACACGGGGTCCATGAGCAGAACTACATTCCCCACGTAATGGCTTATGCAGCCTGTATCGGTCAGAACAGGGAACACTGTATGACACACAGTGGGACTGCCGGATTACGCCCCCTCCTCTCTAGCATTGCGGCCGTTCTCACAGTCACACAACTTCTGTGCTGA